TCGCGGGTTTCATCGTTCAGTTTCTTTCCTTTGAGAAGGTTCACCACCTTTCCAAAGAACGTATCCTTCGTTTTCTGAAGGCCCCTTTTCAGGAAGTCAAAGAGTCTCATCTTTTCTACCTCCCGGTTTTTTTCCATCAGTATTAAGCATACCACACGTTTTTGAACCGCCCGGAGAAGACGTGTGTCTAAGAAACCGGAAACCTCACCGAAGGAGGGATGAAAAAATGAAGAGATTGCTTGTAATCATCGCATCGATAGTCCTTCTCTCCAGTGTTTTTCCGTACGTCAATCCCGATTACGAAAGTCCTATCGTGAAAGTTGTGGAAGCGTGTGCACCGGCTGTTGTGAAGATAGATGTAACGAAAACGGTGAGAACATCTTTCTTCGATCCCTATTTTGAAGACTTCTTCAAGAAGTGGTTTGGAGAACTCCCTCCAGGTTTTGAAAGACAGGTTTCCAGCATCGGTTCGGGGTTCATTTTCAACTCGGAAGGCTACGTTCTCACCAATTACCACGTGGTTGGAAGTGCTGACAACATCACTGTGACTCTCCTGGATGGAAGCAAATACGACGCGGAATACATAGGTGGCGATGAAGAACTGGATATAGCAGTTATAAAGATCAGGGCTTCAAACAGAGAGTTCCCGTATCTGGAGTTCGGTGATTCCGACAAGGTGAAGATCGGTGAGTGGGCAATAGCGATAGGAAATCCCCTTGGATTCCAGCACACGGTGACTGTGGGTGTGGTCAGCGCCACGAACAGAAAGATACCAAAACCCGATGGAAGCGGGTATTACGTGGGACTCATCCAGACAGACGCTGCGATAAATCCTGGAAACAGCGGAGGCCCTCTCTTGAACATCCACGGTGAAGTAATTGGAATAAACACCGCCATAGTCAATCCCCAGGAAGCTGTGAACCTTGGGTTTGCCATACCCATAAACATGGTGAAGAAGTTTCTCAACACCATACTCACTCAGAAAAAAGTTGAGAAGGCCTACCTTGGTGTAACTGTCATGACCCTCACGGAAGAAACGGCAAAAGCGCTCGGCCTCAAATCCACGAGCGGAGCTCTCATAACGAGTTTGCAGAAGGGATCGCCTGCTGAAAAGGCTGGCCTCAAAGAAGGAGACGTGATCCTCAAGGTCGATGACCAGGATGTGAGGAGTCACGAAGAGCTGGTTTCCATCATACACACTTACAAACCAGGAGACACCGCCGTTCTCACCATAGAGAGAAAGGGAAAGATCATGAAGGTTCAGGTAACGTTTGGTGCTTCTTCTGAAGCAGAAAAGACAACAGCAACAGGTGAAGAGACGATAGGCATTCTCGGTATCACGGTGGCCAACATTACACCGGCAGACAGAGAAACCTACTCGATCCCGGAGGAGGTCCATGGAGTCATAGTAAGGGAAAGCGGTGGAAGGTTTGGTATCCGGAAAGGAGACATTATCGTTGCGGTGTACATAAACGGAAGAAAGTATGATATAAATTCAGTGGAAGATCTCAAGAAAGCTGCCTCGAAAATAAAGAGGGGCGACTACGTTGCTTTGTACATCTACAGGAATGGTGCGAGGGTGTTCGTGAGCTTCATCTATCAGAGATAGAGAAACCTCCCCTCAATGTCAATAAAGCCCCCTGCGGTGGTTCCCCCTCCACTGGAGGGGGATTTTTTTGATATCACAGGAAACTCGAGCCGTGGAGCTCCACATCCTTCAGGGTGTTGGGAGGAAACGGCTCAGTTCACTTCTTTTTTTGTTAATATATGACTGAGGAGGCCACAAACCTGTGAAAGTAACCCTCTCCTGCAAGTTTAAATTGGAACTCTTGAAGGAGCAAAAACAATCATTGCTCAATCTAGCAAAGGCTTACACTCAAGCCATCAATTTTGTGCTAGCAAATAATCTCAAAGACAAAACAACTAATCTCAGAAAACTGCATAACCTGTACTACAAAACAACTCAAAGCGAATTCAATTTGCCTTCGCAATTTGCCATTAACGTCGAACGAGAAGCTATTGCCATTTATCAAACGCTCTGGACACAGCTTAAGGGGCTAAAACGAAGAAAACCAGATTCGAAAGCCGTGAAGA
This region of Thermotoga sp. genomic DNA includes:
- a CDS encoding DegQ family serine endoprotease — its product is MKRLLVIIASIVLLSSVFPYVNPDYESPIVKVVEACAPAVVKIDVTKTVRTSFFDPYFEDFFKKWFGELPPGFERQVSSIGSGFIFNSEGYVLTNYHVVGSADNITVTLLDGSKYDAEYIGGDEELDIAVIKIRASNREFPYLEFGDSDKVKIGEWAIAIGNPLGFQHTVTVGVVSATNRKIPKPDGSGYYVGLIQTDAAINPGNSGGPLLNIHGEVIGINTAIVNPQEAVNLGFAIPINMVKKFLNTILTQKKVEKAYLGVTVMTLTEETAKALGLKSTSGALITSLQKGSPAEKAGLKEGDVILKVDDQDVRSHEELVSIIHTYKPGDTAVLTIERKGKIMKVQVTFGASSEAEKTTATGEETIGILGITVANITPADRETYSIPEEVHGVIVRESGGRFGIRKGDIIVAVYINGRKYDINSVEDLKKAASKIKRGDYVALYIYRNGARVFVSFIYQR